One window of the Labilibaculum sp. genome contains the following:
- a CDS encoding glycosyltransferase family 2 protein, whose protein sequence is MKKLSLVICVYNEELNIAPLSEKIIQSLTDYEYEVIFVDDGSTDATRNNILNINDERFVMVQLRKNYGQSSALAAGISVATGEYIVTLDGDLQNDPADIPMMVQLAEYGDWDLVAGIRSNRKDGLLLRLIPSKIANYLIRLLTKVNIKDYGCTLKVYKNEIAKELGLYGELHRFIPILASSNGASITQIPVKHHARQFGKTKYNLSRTFKVASDLILMVFLTRYMQKPMHIFGGLGILIFTVGAILNIYLLSLKIMGEDIWGKPILILALLMVLGGIQLITIGIISEIQMRTYYESQQKSPFKIKRIVSSKANSLVK, encoded by the coding sequence ATGAAAAAACTCAGTCTTGTTATCTGTGTTTACAATGAGGAACTAAATATTGCTCCTTTAAGCGAGAAAATTATTCAATCATTAACCGATTACGAATATGAAGTTATTTTCGTAGATGACGGCTCAACAGATGCAACCCGAAACAACATTCTGAATATTAATGATGAACGCTTTGTAATGGTTCAACTTCGAAAAAATTACGGACAAAGCTCAGCATTGGCGGCCGGAATTTCGGTGGCCACGGGAGAATACATTGTCACCCTTGACGGGGATTTGCAAAACGATCCGGCAGATATTCCCATGATGGTGCAATTGGCCGAATACGGAGACTGGGATTTGGTAGCAGGAATTCGAAGCAATAGAAAAGATGGCTTGCTTTTGCGTTTAATTCCCAGCAAAATTGCCAATTACCTAATTCGTTTGCTCACTAAAGTGAATATAAAGGACTATGGCTGTACGCTTAAAGTTTACAAAAATGAAATTGCCAAAGAACTTGGCCTTTATGGAGAACTGCACCGGTTTATTCCTATTCTTGCCAGCTCGAACGGGGCAAGCATTACTCAAATACCGGTAAAACATCATGCCCGGCAATTTGGAAAAACAAAGTACAATTTATCAAGAACCTTTAAAGTTGCAAGCGATCTTATTTTAATGGTTTTTCTTACCCGATACATGCAAAAACCCATGCATATCTTCGGCGGTTTGGGCATTCTGATATTTACAGTCGGAGCCATTCTAAATATTTATTTGTTAAGCCTTAAAATAATGGGAGAAGACATTTGGGGGAAACCCATCCTTATTTTAGCCTTGCTTATGGTGCTTGGGGGAATTCAACTGATTACCATTGGTATCATATCCGAAATACAAATGCGGACCTACTACGAATCGCAGCAAAAAAGTCCCTTTAAAATTAAAAGAATCGTTTCGAGCAAAGCAAATTCGCTTGTCAAATAG
- a CDS encoding PPC domain-containing DNA-binding protein: protein MLKLNAFMLLAGFISLVSCQQNNVEMYALRLKPGMDLKQEMAQFVKTNQLQSASVSTCVGSLRELIIRPANQKELLHLKGHYEIVSLTGTFADHGKNNHIHISVSDSTGNMIGGHLVDGNIIYTTAEIVLLNNKGLNFTRVVDPETTFYELEVVGN, encoded by the coding sequence ATGTTGAAATTAAATGCCTTTATGCTTCTTGCAGGTTTTATCAGTTTGGTTTCCTGCCAGCAAAATAATGTTGAAATGTATGCCCTGCGCTTAAAACCGGGGATGGATCTGAAACAGGAAATGGCACAATTTGTTAAAACCAATCAGCTGCAATCGGCATCGGTTTCTACCTGTGTGGGAAGTTTGAGAGAACTGATTATTCGGCCCGCAAATCAGAAAGAGCTTTTGCATTTAAAGGGTCATTACGAAATTGTTTCTTTAACCGGAACATTTGCAGACCATGGTAAAAACAATCATATTCATATCTCGGTATCGGATAGCACAGGTAATATGATTGGTGGTCATCTGGTGGATGGCAATATCATTTACACGACTGCAGAAATCGTGCTTCTCAATAATAAAGGCCTGAATTTTACACGTGTTGTTGATCCTGAAACAACATTTTACGAACTAGAAGTTGTGGGGAACTAA
- a CDS encoding PaaI family thioesterase gives MKGIQDYYPDHFAHCYGCGRLNEHGHQIKTFWEGEGTITRFVPKEYHTAIPGFVYGGLLASLIDCHGTGSAALALAKAQGIELSETNAPRCVTASLQVKYLKPTPIGGEIVIKGKIKEVGARKVIVEAELFANGVLCVVGEVVSVLVPDHFGQ, from the coding sequence ATGAAAGGAATACAGGATTACTACCCGGACCATTTTGCGCATTGTTACGGTTGCGGCAGGTTAAATGAACACGGACATCAGATTAAAACTTTTTGGGAGGGTGAAGGAACGATTACCCGCTTTGTGCCCAAAGAATATCACACGGCTATTCCCGGTTTTGTATACGGCGGACTGCTGGCCTCGCTGATAGATTGCCACGGAACCGGCTCGGCGGCATTGGCCTTGGCTAAAGCACAGGGAATTGAGCTTTCGGAAACCAACGCTCCCCGTTGCGTTACGGCCTCGTTGCAGGTAAAATATTTAAAACCCACACCCATTGGCGGCGAAATAGTAATTAAAGGGAAAATTAAAGAAGTTGGAGCTCGAAAAGTAATTGTGGAAGCGGAACTGTTTGCAAACGGGGTGCTTTGCGTAGTTGGCGAGGTTGTTTCAGTTTTAGTTCCCGATCATTTTGGGCAGTAA
- a CDS encoding glycosyltransferase family 39 protein has translation MAGHSRFGISFLFEFIEEKCSILRDAVYSRFTILLAFHLLIVILRILYVQWSSLEIYSEEAQYWIWSRHLQLSYYSKPPLIAYLNWFSTSLLGNTPLGIRINAILVGFGIAMTCYYLTLELFHNRRTATIASFLSYVLPFIWLPSSFFTTDSPLLLFWLLSLFLFWRAVNNNFMKNWIYFGICLGLGIISKYSILLILPCLFVFLLRSHSHVFRSRKLYVGVSIGLLFFLPVVIWNIKNDFVGLRHVQYLAGNTKEAVQIEKLAFNFLEYIFGQIVILSPFFIGFYIKILKSWIHKQLSDEMVYLILPGIMVFFVFMPIAFVRRSGVEVNWPMFAYATIPVALAHWAVTGKKTGRLGAGAAATFMLVLLITNLSVLDKVGIQKIIHVKLDPTSRLAGWKSLAQHVDSLKRRIPSTNCFVFSNNYHISSEMQFYLEEQPATYFLNYNNRMNQFSLWPGLEQFVNKKYYGIFISTTPIKDKLKDSFEEIGSFTTRKTLYRGTEINNFNIYVLKDFKGFEENNSHY, from the coding sequence ATGGCTGGGCATTCACGATTTGGTATTTCTTTTTTATTTGAATTTATTGAGGAGAAATGCTCAATTTTACGTGATGCGGTATATTCCAGATTCACCATTCTGCTTGCCTTTCACCTTTTAATTGTCATACTAAGGATTTTATACGTGCAATGGAGTTCTTTGGAAATTTATTCAGAAGAAGCACAATATTGGATCTGGTCTCGTCACCTGCAGCTGTCCTACTACTCCAAACCACCTTTAATAGCTTATTTAAACTGGTTCTCCACTTCACTTTTGGGGAATACTCCTTTAGGCATTCGGATCAATGCCATTCTTGTTGGATTTGGCATTGCAATGACTTGCTATTATCTTACTTTGGAACTCTTCCACAATCGCAGGACAGCCACAATCGCATCTTTTCTAAGTTATGTTCTGCCCTTTATTTGGCTTCCCTCATCTTTCTTCACAACCGATAGCCCTCTTCTGTTATTTTGGCTTCTCTCTCTTTTTTTATTCTGGAGAGCTGTAAATAACAATTTCATGAAGAATTGGATTTATTTTGGCATTTGCCTTGGGTTGGGTATCATTTCAAAGTATTCCATCCTTTTAATACTGCCTTGTTTATTTGTATTTTTATTGCGAAGCCATTCCCATGTTTTTCGAAGCCGAAAGCTCTATGTTGGAGTGAGTATAGGCTTACTGTTTTTTTTGCCTGTTGTTATTTGGAATATAAAAAATGACTTTGTAGGTCTGCGTCACGTTCAATATCTTGCGGGAAATACGAAAGAAGCTGTCCAAATAGAGAAGCTGGCTTTTAATTTTTTGGAATATATTTTCGGGCAGATTGTCATTTTATCTCCATTCTTTATAGGTTTTTATATTAAAATCCTAAAATCATGGATCCATAAGCAGCTTTCAGATGAAATGGTATATCTTATCCTTCCGGGTATCATGGTATTCTTTGTTTTTATGCCCATTGCATTCGTCAGAAGATCGGGCGTTGAAGTAAACTGGCCCATGTTTGCCTACGCCACAATTCCGGTTGCTTTGGCTCATTGGGCTGTAACGGGAAAAAAAACCGGCAGATTAGGGGCGGGTGCTGCAGCAACTTTTATGCTGGTGTTACTCATTACCAATCTATCCGTTCTTGATAAAGTGGGAATTCAGAAAATTATTCACGTTAAATTAGATCCGACAAGTAGGTTAGCAGGCTGGAAAAGCCTTGCCCAACATGTTGATTCATTGAAAAGAAGGATTCCTTCTACGAACTGTTTTGTATTTTCGAATAACTATCACATTAGCTCCGAGATGCAATTTTATCTTGAAGAACAACCAGCAACTTATTTTTTAAATTACAACAACCGCATGAATCAATTCAGCCTTTGGCCGGGACTGGAACAGTTTGTCAACAAAAAATATTATGGAATTTTCATCAGTACAACACCAATAAAGGACAAATTAAAAGATAGTTTTGAGGAGATTGGCTCCTTTACTACCCGAAAAACTCTCTATCGCGGAACAGAAATCAATAATTTCAATATCTATGTTTTAAAAGATTTCAAGGGATTTGAGGAGAACAACAGTCACTACTAA
- a CDS encoding TolC family protein, protein MIRKVSLFIAFILCGQFIVQAQEELSLSKAIEVGLENNYQLKIYRKSEKVSELNNTWGNAGAYPSLEFNLAYRNSKDYNEDADFTRNSLIPSLDVNWTLFDGFAVQIRKDKFDDLAQLSKGNTIIAIENKIELIILSYYKVLLEKERMEVAQKVMILSSDRYEKVKVGKELGSSVTYDVLQAQNAWLQDRSSFLIQEVNFNNSVRDLNFLLGVKESETYTFADEFLPVNEEFQMAALLDKMLSGNNTLKNRYIQEMLLKRDVDMARSNYYPRVSLGAGVQENSTRLKLDGLPASTADSHNFYANVSLNFMIFNGNSNRRAMQIAKIQEEIGKVETEDVKHSLTNLLAQQFELYEVRKELYQLAEENLAAAELNLSISKDKYESGSINSFNYRDIQITYQNVALSRVNAIFNLIQSRTALVRMTGGILSEQTK, encoded by the coding sequence ATGATCAGAAAAGTATCATTATTTATAGCCTTCATTCTGTGTGGTCAGTTTATTGTGCAGGCACAGGAAGAATTAAGTCTGTCTAAAGCCATCGAGGTAGGATTGGAGAACAATTATCAGTTAAAGATCTATCGAAAATCAGAAAAGGTTTCTGAATTGAATAATACCTGGGGAAATGCAGGAGCTTATCCCAGCCTTGAATTTAATCTTGCGTATCGAAATAGTAAAGATTACAATGAAGATGCAGATTTTACCCGCAACAGTTTAATTCCTTCTTTGGATGTAAACTGGACTTTATTTGATGGGTTTGCGGTACAGATCCGAAAAGATAAATTCGATGATCTGGCTCAGTTGTCGAAGGGAAACACCATAATTGCCATCGAAAACAAAATTGAACTGATCATTCTTTCCTATTATAAGGTATTGTTAGAGAAGGAGCGCATGGAGGTTGCCCAAAAAGTGATGATTTTATCGTCGGATAGATACGAGAAGGTGAAAGTTGGAAAAGAGCTGGGAAGTTCGGTTACCTATGATGTTTTACAGGCGCAAAATGCATGGTTGCAGGATCGTTCATCCTTCCTGATTCAGGAAGTGAATTTTAATAATTCTGTTCGGGACTTAAATTTTCTTCTGGGTGTTAAAGAGAGCGAAACCTATACTTTCGCCGATGAGTTCTTACCCGTAAATGAAGAATTTCAGATGGCTGCATTGCTGGATAAAATGCTTTCGGGAAACAATACTCTTAAAAATAGATACATACAGGAAATGTTGCTGAAAAGGGATGTAGATATGGCACGAAGCAATTATTATCCTCGTGTTTCATTGGGAGCCGGTGTACAGGAAAACTCAACCCGGCTGAAACTGGATGGTCTGCCTGCTTCAACTGCTGATTCGCATAATTTTTATGCCAATGTGAGCTTGAATTTCATGATTTTTAATGGAAATTCGAATCGAAGAGCCATGCAGATTGCAAAAATTCAGGAAGAAATAGGAAAGGTTGAAACGGAAGATGTAAAACATTCTCTGACTAATTTACTGGCTCAGCAATTTGAGTTGTATGAAGTTCGAAAAGAACTGTATCAGCTTGCTGAGGAGAATTTAGCGGCAGCAGAGCTCAACCTCAGCATTTCAAAGGATAAATATGAGTCTGGCAGCATCAATTCGTTCAACTACCGGGATATTCAGATCACCTATCAGAATGTGGCTTTGTCAAGAGTGAATGCTATTTTTAATCTGATTCAATCGAGAACGGCATTGGTGCGAATGACAGGTGGAATTTTAAGCGAACAGACGAAATAA
- a CDS encoding efflux RND transporter permease subunit has protein sequence MRNIISQFVRYPFYGKMIIAVLAIAGFVSLVYMKKSFFPETESKTITVSMVFPGASPKEVEEGITSRIEDAVRGIVGIKEMNSVSSEGFSRLTITTTGDYDLDETLADVKNSVDGIPTFPSGAEKAVIAKRRATSPAVRMVVTGDVDLISLKKYADLIYDDLMRSKVMSQISLSGFPNLELSVEVKEDNLRRYNLTFSEISAAIANNNIDISGGTIKNDVEEILIRSRNRSVDPDQIGDIILKANYDGSYIRIRDVANIHFQFQDVPNSTYVNKNPAISIQVNKLNNEDLDDISVYCNKYAKEFNEKYDDARLEISFDFISLLQSRLSLLYKNGGYGLLLVVISLALFLSFRLSLWVAWGIPASFLGMFIVANLMGITINMISLFGMILIIGILVDDGIVIGENIYSHFESGKSPRRAAIDGTMEVVPAVLTSVTTTMVAFSPLLLVSGNMEFMYEMAFVVVACLSLSLFESLFVLPGHVGNEKVLNRDRKDNFFNRFRGKIEKGIRFVRDHVYTATLDRIVRWRWFVVFIPVALFFITIGLFSGGFIQSTFFPNVAFDTFAMNIAYKPGSNKEITIARLKEFEKAVWEVNEELMNEFQDTANFIKYTSLSSGNAFGGQESGPHAGNLSVTLRDMEGAPVSSFDISDRVKEKLGDVSDLEKFTIGASNRWGAPVSISLLGNDLEQLNQANEYFQGELRKMSSLYNINDNNPLGSREVRLKLKPKAYYLGMNLSSITAQIRQGFFGGQAQRLQEGKDEIKVWVRYPKSDRIFIGQMEDMRIRTPKGEFPLSELIDYEILRGPVSIQRYNGAREIRVDAELIDPSEPVPPILDYIEATILPDLEAKFPSVRPEYQGQQKRSAEDIHELKIYFSIAFMLIVFIVMIHFRSFTQGIIILLMIPLGWMGSAWGHGIEGYPVSMLSVWGMVALSGVIINDAVVFLSKYNSLIEEGMEPEPAVKAAGRARFRAIILTTITTSVGLYPLILENSFQAQFLIPMAIALAYGVLIGTLFLLLFFPVLILILNDVRRITKGIWEGKEISPRDVEPKVKESKVSLD, from the coding sequence ATGAGAAATATAATATCACAATTTGTAAGATATCCGTTTTACGGAAAAATGATTATTGCTGTGCTTGCTATTGCAGGATTTGTCTCTTTGGTTTATATGAAGAAATCATTTTTTCCGGAGACAGAATCTAAAACAATTACAGTTTCGATGGTGTTTCCAGGCGCTTCACCTAAGGAGGTTGAAGAGGGCATTACCTCACGGATTGAGGATGCTGTTCGGGGAATTGTAGGAATCAAAGAAATGAATTCTGTATCATCAGAGGGCTTTTCCCGATTAACCATCACCACAACCGGCGATTACGATTTGGATGAAACATTAGCCGATGTAAAAAACTCGGTGGATGGAATTCCGACCTTTCCATCCGGAGCCGAAAAAGCCGTTATTGCCAAGCGGAGAGCTACATCACCTGCCGTGCGCATGGTGGTTACAGGAGATGTCGATTTAATCAGTTTGAAAAAATATGCCGATCTGATTTACGACGATTTAATGCGATCGAAAGTCATGTCGCAAATATCTTTGTCTGGTTTTCCAAATCTGGAATTATCTGTTGAGGTCAAAGAGGATAATCTGCGAAGATATAATCTGACATTCAGTGAGATATCTGCTGCTATTGCCAATAATAATATAGATATTTCGGGAGGGACAATCAAGAATGATGTGGAGGAAATTCTAATTCGATCGCGCAACCGGTCTGTCGATCCGGATCAGATTGGAGACATCATTTTAAAAGCAAACTATGACGGGAGCTACATCCGGATTCGTGATGTGGCGAATATTCATTTTCAGTTTCAGGATGTTCCTAATTCAACCTATGTTAATAAAAATCCGGCCATCTCGATTCAGGTGAACAAGCTGAATAATGAAGATTTGGACGACATATCGGTATATTGTAATAAATATGCCAAAGAGTTTAATGAAAAATATGATGATGCCCGTCTGGAGATTAGTTTCGATTTCATTAGTCTGCTGCAATCACGATTAAGTTTGCTGTATAAAAATGGTGGGTATGGTTTGTTGTTGGTGGTTATTTCGTTGGCCCTTTTTCTGAGTTTTCGCTTATCATTGTGGGTTGCATGGGGAATTCCAGCGTCCTTTTTAGGGATGTTTATTGTTGCCAACTTAATGGGAATCACCATCAATATGATTTCCCTTTTCGGGATGATATTAATAATCGGTATTCTGGTTGATGATGGTATTGTAATCGGAGAAAATATTTATTCGCATTTCGAGAGTGGCAAAAGTCCCCGAAGAGCAGCAATAGATGGTACAATGGAGGTTGTTCCTGCTGTTCTTACTTCAGTAACTACAACCATGGTGGCTTTCTCACCACTTTTACTGGTTTCCGGGAATATGGAATTTATGTACGAAATGGCCTTTGTGGTGGTGGCTTGTTTGAGTCTGTCGCTTTTCGAAAGTCTTTTTGTATTACCGGGTCATGTGGGCAACGAAAAGGTTTTGAACCGCGATCGGAAGGACAACTTTTTTAACCGTTTTAGAGGAAAAATTGAAAAAGGGATCCGTTTTGTAAGAGACCATGTTTATACGGCTACATTAGATCGTATAGTCCGTTGGAGGTGGTTTGTTGTTTTTATTCCCGTAGCTCTGTTCTTTATTACTATTGGCTTATTTAGCGGAGGATTCATCCAAAGTACCTTTTTCCCAAATGTGGCTTTCGATACTTTTGCTATGAATATTGCTTATAAGCCGGGAAGTAATAAGGAAATCACTATAGCCAGATTAAAAGAGTTCGAAAAGGCAGTTTGGGAGGTGAACGAAGAATTGATGAACGAATTTCAGGATACCGCAAATTTCATCAAATACACAAGCCTTTCCTCGGGGAATGCTTTTGGAGGACAGGAGTCTGGTCCGCATGCAGGGAATTTGTCTGTTACTCTCCGGGATATGGAAGGAGCCCCGGTTTCCAGTTTTGATATTTCAGACAGAGTTAAGGAGAAATTGGGAGATGTTTCTGATCTTGAAAAATTCACTATAGGAGCCAGCAACCGTTGGGGTGCTCCTGTTTCGATTAGTTTGCTGGGAAATGATTTGGAACAGCTAAATCAGGCTAATGAGTATTTTCAAGGAGAGTTGCGCAAAATGTCCTCTTTGTACAATATTAACGACAACAACCCATTGGGAAGTCGCGAGGTAAGACTTAAATTAAAACCAAAAGCCTATTATTTGGGTATGAATTTAAGTTCTATAACAGCTCAAATTCGTCAGGGTTTTTTCGGAGGACAAGCGCAGCGTTTGCAGGAAGGAAAAGATGAGATTAAGGTTTGGGTTCGATATCCGAAAAGCGACCGGATTTTTATCGGACAAATGGAAGACATGAGAATTCGTACGCCGAAAGGTGAATTTCCATTGTCGGAATTAATTGATTATGAAATTTTACGTGGACCTGTTAGTATACAGCGGTACAATGGAGCACGTGAGATTCGTGTTGACGCAGAATTAATTGATCCTAGTGAGCCGGTGCCACCTATTCTGGACTATATCGAAGCCACAATTTTACCCGATTTGGAAGCTAAATTCCCAAGTGTTCGTCCGGAGTATCAGGGGCAGCAAAAACGCTCTGCCGAAGATATTCATGAATTGAAAATTTATTTCAGCATTGCTTTTATGCTGATCGTTTTTATTGTGATGATTCATTTCCGAAGCTTTACACAGGGAATAATTATATTACTGATGATTCCTTTGGGCTGGATGGGATCTGCCTGGGGACATGGAATTGAAGGGTACCCTGTTTCCATGTTAAGTGTTTGGGGAATGGTTGCTCTTTCGGGGGTAATTATCAACGATGCTGTGGTCTTCCTGTCTAAGTACAATTCGCTGATTGAAGAGGGAATGGAACCTGAGCCTGCTGTTAAAGCCGCTGGCAGAGCCAGATTCAGGGCTATTATTCTAACCACAATAACAACCTCAGTTGGTTTGTATCCATTGATATTGGAGAATTCATTTCAAGCTCAATTCTTAATTCCAATGGCGATTGCTTTGGCATATGGAGTATTAATCGGCACGCTGTTTCTTTTGTTATTTTTTCCGGTATTAATTTTAATCCTGAATGATGTAAGAAGAATAACAAAGGGCATATGGGAAGGCAAAGAAATCAGCCCCCGGGATGTTGAGCCTAAGGTGAAAGAATCAAAGGTAAGTTTGGATTAA